One window from the genome of Variovorax sp. PAMC26660 encodes:
- a CDS encoding isochorismatase family protein: MSTPNNIANFNGGKPVIDADDAVMLLIDHQSGLFQTVKDMPMTELRANVTTLAKVAALAKIPVITTASVPQGPNGPLIPEVHKYAPHAQYVARRGEINAWDNPEFVAAVKATGRGTLIIAGTITSVCMAFPSIAAAHEGYRVFAVIDASGTYSKMAQEITLARVVQAGVVPIDTAAVCSEIQKTWNREDALQWAEAYSAVFPPYQLLIESYMKAQEVVKNSEQLDSQRG; this comes from the coding sequence ATGAGCACACCGAACAACATCGCCAACTTCAACGGCGGCAAGCCCGTGATCGACGCCGACGACGCCGTCATGCTGCTGATCGACCACCAGAGCGGCCTGTTCCAGACCGTCAAGGACATGCCGATGACCGAGCTGCGCGCCAACGTCACCACGCTGGCCAAGGTCGCGGCGCTGGCGAAGATTCCGGTCATCACCACCGCATCGGTGCCGCAGGGGCCCAACGGTCCGCTGATCCCTGAAGTCCACAAGTACGCGCCGCATGCGCAGTACGTGGCGCGCCGCGGCGAGATCAACGCCTGGGACAACCCCGAGTTCGTCGCAGCCGTGAAGGCCACCGGCCGAGGCACGCTGATCATTGCCGGCACCATCACCAGCGTGTGCATGGCCTTCCCCAGCATCGCGGCGGCGCACGAGGGCTACCGCGTGTTCGCGGTGATCGACGCTTCGGGCACCTACTCGAAGATGGCGCAAGAGATCACGCTGGCGCGCGTGGTGCAGGCCGGCGTGGTGCCGATCGACACCGCGGCCGTCTGCTCCGAGATCCAGAAGACCTGGAACCGCGAAGACGCGCTGCAATGGGCCGAGGCGTACAGCGCCGTGTTCCCGCCGTACCAGTTGCTGATCGAGAGCTACATGAAGGCGCAGGAGGTCGTGAAGAACAGCGAGCAGCTGGATTCGCAGCGCGGCTGA
- a CDS encoding Bax inhibitor-1/YccA family protein has protein sequence MNNSPTTYHPGFDAPIASVQERNRVLRNTYWLLALSMVPTVLGAWIGVSTGLARAMSPGIGLMVFLGGAFGFMYAIEKTKESAMGVPVLLAFTFFMGLMLSRLVGTVLGLSNGASLVMTAFAGTGAIFLGMATLSSVIKRDLSSMGKWLFIGAILLLVAGIANFFIQSSALMMTLSVAAIGIFSAFILHDLKRVKDGLETNYISATLGVYLSIYNVFQSLLALLGIAGGRDE, from the coding sequence ATGAACAACAGCCCAACCACTTACCACCCCGGCTTCGACGCACCGATCGCCTCGGTGCAGGAGCGCAACCGCGTTCTGCGCAACACCTACTGGCTGCTCGCGCTGTCGATGGTGCCCACCGTGCTCGGCGCCTGGATCGGTGTCTCGACCGGCCTGGCGCGTGCCATGTCGCCCGGCATCGGCCTGATGGTCTTTCTCGGCGGCGCCTTCGGCTTCATGTACGCCATCGAGAAGACCAAGGAATCCGCCATGGGCGTGCCGGTGCTGCTGGCCTTCACCTTCTTCATGGGCCTGATGCTGTCGCGCCTGGTCGGCACCGTGCTCGGCCTGTCCAACGGCGCCAGCCTCGTGATGACGGCGTTTGCCGGCACCGGCGCGATCTTCCTGGGCATGGCCACGCTGTCGTCGGTCATCAAGCGCGACCTGTCGTCCATGGGCAAGTGGCTCTTCATCGGCGCCATCCTGCTGCTGGTGGCGGGCATCGCCAACTTCTTCATCCAGTCGAGCGCGCTGATGATGACGCTGTCGGTTGCCGCCATCGGCATCTTCTCGGCCTTCATCCTGCACGACCTCAAGCGTGTGAAGGACGGCCTGGAAACCAACTACATCTCCGCCACGCTGGGTGTGTACCTCAGCATCTACAACGTCTTCCAGTCGCTGCTGGCCCTGCTGGGCATCGCAGGCGGCCGGGACGAGTAA
- a CDS encoding MerR family DNA-binding protein: MEDHMAPATAERLLLAEVIARSGASAQLLHDCESLGLLGSRAHDDGSSRQYDARAVSTLRFVRRAHALGFETPQAVELHALWRDGRRASFDVKRVALERADDLAQRIEELERMKRLLERLAACCEGDHRPECPILDELADLKGFAGCEARSHR, from the coding sequence ATGGAAGACCATATGGCGCCTGCTACCGCGGAGCGCTTGCTCCTCGCCGAAGTCATTGCGCGATCCGGCGCGTCTGCGCAATTGCTGCACGACTGCGAGTCTCTGGGCCTGCTTGGCAGCAGGGCGCACGACGATGGGAGCAGCCGCCAATACGACGCGCGCGCAGTATCGACATTGCGCTTCGTCCGCAGGGCACACGCGCTGGGTTTCGAAACCCCGCAAGCCGTGGAACTGCACGCGCTGTGGAGGGACGGGCGCCGCGCGAGCTTCGACGTGAAGCGCGTCGCGCTCGAACGGGCAGACGACCTTGCCCAGCGGATCGAGGAGCTGGAGCGCATGAAGCGCCTGCTGGAGCGCCTGGCCGCCTGCTGCGAGGGTGACCACCGCCCGGAATGTCCCATCCTGGATGAGTTGGCTGACCTCAAGGGATTCGCCGGCTGCGAAGCACGGAGCCATCGGTAG
- a CDS encoding Rrf2 family transcriptional regulator has translation MRLTTKGRFAVTAMIDIALHGRSGPVTLASISLRQRVSLSYLELLFGKLRRNELVESTRGPGGGYSLSRKAADISVADIVLSIEEHDTESTRRRDNGAPGDVGRCEIDELWATVNLRAVEFLKSISLQSLVDEQKAKGVQPATRQDTRRAPAGQPATRKPFVVDAPNSVFALGLRHQQSAS, from the coding sequence ATGCGCCTCACCACCAAAGGCCGCTTTGCGGTCACCGCGATGATCGACATCGCATTGCACGGCCGCTCGGGTCCGGTCACGCTGGCATCGATCAGCCTGCGCCAGCGGGTCTCGCTGTCGTACCTGGAACTGCTGTTCGGCAAGCTGCGCCGCAACGAACTGGTCGAATCGACCCGGGGTCCGGGCGGCGGCTATTCGCTCAGCCGCAAGGCGGCCGATATTTCCGTGGCGGACATCGTCCTCTCGATCGAGGAACACGATACCGAGTCCACCCGGCGACGCGACAACGGCGCCCCTGGCGACGTCGGCCGCTGCGAGATCGACGAGCTCTGGGCCACCGTGAATCTTCGCGCGGTCGAGTTCCTCAAGTCGATTTCGCTGCAAAGCCTGGTCGACGAGCAGAAGGCCAAGGGCGTGCAGCCCGCGACGCGGCAGGACACCCGGCGTGCGCCGGCCGGCCAGCCCGCCACGCGCAAGCCCTTCGTCGTGGACGCGCCCAACTCCGTGTTTGCCTTGGGCTTGCGCCACCAGCAAAGCGCCAGTTAG
- a CDS encoding efflux RND transporter permease subunit → MPNFFIHRPVFAWVIAILIMLAGGVAIRTLPVSQYPDIAPPTVTISANYPGASAQAVESSVTQVLEQQLKGIDGLMYFKSTSSSAGYVDISVTFRQGINPDTAQVQVQNKVSQATSRLPQAVQQQGVTVAKSQNNFLLIVALYDETGQRTDTDISDWMASNLRDPISRVDGVGSVQAFGAAYAMRIWLDPHRLASYQLMPSDVTAAITAQNTQVSVGEIGARPSSPTQHLNATVTALSRLQTPAQFRDIVLKTQADGAVVRLGDVARVEIGSESYAETTRLNGHPAAGSAIMLAPGANALTTANAVKARIAELERSLPAGLRVAYAEDSTRFVKISIKSVIKTLLEAIALVVVVMFLFLQNWRATVIPAITVPVVLLGTFGVLAAFGYSINVLTLFGMVLAIGLLVDDAIVVVENVERVMHEEGLDPKAATIKSMKEITGALIGIAVVVSAVFLPMTFFGGSVGVIYRQFSVTIIASMALSVVVAIVLIPALCARFLKADVPPRTRGFLGAFNRRFDAAQGRYVSVLGRMLRKPLRFTAVYVAIVAGMGLLYVSLPGGFLPEEDQGSVMVALTLPAGATAGRTNEVNRAVEKYFLETEKDTTDTIFTLTGWSYSGSGQNMGMAFVSLKDWSERPGADKRAHAISERAGVALAKQQRDAEVYGMVPPPIEGLGESNGFEFWLQDTSGMGSERLVQARERLVREANKDKRLQSVRANSVAGTPQLQIDIDQLKASALRLSLDDVNTTLGIAWGGSYVNDFIDRGRVKRVYVQSDAPYRSAPDDISQWFVRGSTGAMTPFSAFATTRWSQGASQLERYNGVPAVQIQGAAAQGVSSGTAMAAIETIAKKQSGTGQAWSGLSYQERLSGGQAPLLFALSILVVFLCLAALYESWSVPFSVMLVIPLGVLGAVIAAALRGLSNDIYFQVGLLATIGLSAKNAILIIEFAEAALRRGVPLLDAVAEGARLRLRPILMTSLAFLAGVIPLALATGAGSASQIAIGTGVFGGVLAATALGIFFVPLFYLLVKRGAARLMGRKAGEERAAA, encoded by the coding sequence ATCCCCAATTTCTTCATTCATCGGCCCGTCTTCGCCTGGGTCATCGCCATCCTCATCATGTTGGCCGGCGGCGTGGCGATTCGCACCTTGCCGGTGTCGCAGTACCCGGACATCGCGCCGCCGACCGTGACCATCTCCGCCAACTACCCCGGCGCCTCGGCACAGGCGGTGGAGAGCAGCGTCACGCAGGTCCTGGAGCAGCAGCTCAAGGGCATCGACGGCCTGATGTATTTCAAGTCGACGAGCAGCTCGGCGGGCTATGTCGATATCAGCGTCACCTTCCGCCAGGGCATCAACCCCGACACCGCGCAGGTGCAGGTGCAGAACAAGGTCAGCCAGGCCACCAGCCGCCTGCCGCAGGCGGTGCAGCAGCAAGGCGTGACGGTCGCCAAGTCGCAGAACAACTTTTTGTTGATCGTGGCGCTCTACGACGAGACCGGCCAACGCACCGACACCGACATCTCCGACTGGATGGCCAGCAACCTGCGCGACCCGATCAGCCGGGTCGACGGCGTGGGCTCGGTGCAGGCATTCGGCGCGGCCTACGCCATGCGCATCTGGCTCGATCCGCACCGGCTGGCCAGCTACCAGTTGATGCCGTCCGACGTGACGGCCGCCATCACCGCGCAGAACACGCAGGTGTCGGTCGGCGAAATCGGCGCGCGGCCTTCATCGCCCACGCAGCACCTGAACGCCACCGTCACCGCGCTCTCGCGGCTGCAGACGCCCGCACAGTTCCGCGACATCGTGCTCAAGACCCAGGCCGACGGCGCCGTGGTGCGGCTGGGCGACGTGGCGCGTGTGGAGATCGGCAGCGAGTCGTATGCGGAAACCACGCGGCTGAACGGCCACCCGGCCGCAGGCTCGGCCATCATGCTGGCGCCCGGCGCCAATGCGCTGACCACCGCCAACGCGGTGAAGGCGCGCATCGCCGAACTCGAACGCTCGCTGCCCGCCGGCCTGCGCGTGGCCTACGCGGAAGACTCGACGCGCTTCGTCAAGATCTCGATCAAGTCGGTCATCAAGACGCTGCTGGAAGCCATTGCGCTGGTGGTGGTCGTGATGTTCCTGTTCCTGCAGAACTGGCGCGCCACGGTGATCCCCGCGATCACCGTGCCGGTGGTGCTGCTGGGCACCTTCGGCGTGCTCGCGGCCTTCGGCTATTCGATCAACGTGCTCACGCTGTTCGGCATGGTGCTGGCCATCGGCCTGCTGGTGGACGACGCCATCGTGGTGGTGGAGAACGTCGAGCGCGTCATGCACGAGGAAGGCCTCGACCCCAAGGCCGCCACCATCAAGTCGATGAAGGAAATCACCGGCGCGCTGATCGGCATCGCGGTGGTGGTGTCGGCGGTGTTCCTGCCGATGACCTTCTTCGGCGGCTCGGTGGGCGTGATCTACCGACAGTTCTCGGTGACCATTATCGCGTCGATGGCGCTGTCGGTCGTCGTGGCCATCGTGCTCATTCCGGCGCTGTGTGCGCGCTTCCTCAAGGCCGACGTGCCGCCGCGCACGCGCGGCTTCCTGGGCGCGTTCAACCGCCGCTTCGACGCCGCGCAAGGCCGTTATGTGAGCGTGCTGGGCCGCATGCTGCGCAAGCCGTTGCGCTTCACGGCCGTGTATGTCGCCATCGTGGCCGGCATGGGCCTGCTGTACGTCAGCCTGCCTGGCGGCTTCCTGCCGGAGGAAGACCAGGGCAGCGTGATGGTCGCGCTCACGCTGCCGGCCGGCGCCACCGCGGGCCGCACGAACGAAGTGAACCGCGCTGTCGAGAAATACTTTCTGGAGACCGAGAAGGACACCACCGACACCATCTTCACGCTCACCGGCTGGAGCTACAGCGGCTCGGGGCAGAACATGGGCATGGCCTTCGTCTCGCTGAAAGACTGGTCCGAGCGGCCGGGCGCGGACAAGCGCGCGCACGCCATCTCGGAACGCGCCGGCGTCGCGCTGGCCAAGCAGCAGCGCGATGCCGAGGTCTACGGCATGGTGCCGCCGCCCATCGAAGGGCTGGGCGAATCCAACGGCTTCGAGTTCTGGCTGCAGGACACCTCGGGCATGGGCTCCGAACGGCTGGTGCAGGCGCGCGAGCGGCTGGTGCGCGAAGCCAACAAGGACAAGCGCCTGCAGTCCGTGCGCGCCAACAGCGTGGCCGGCACGCCGCAACTGCAGATCGACATCGACCAGCTCAAGGCCTCGGCCCTGCGGCTGTCGCTGGACGATGTGAACACCACGCTGGGCATTGCCTGGGGCGGCAGCTACGTCAACGACTTCATCGACCGCGGCCGCGTCAAGCGCGTGTACGTGCAGTCCGATGCACCCTACCGATCGGCGCCGGACGACATCAGCCAATGGTTCGTGCGCGGCAGCACGGGTGCGATGACACCGTTCTCGGCCTTCGCGACCACGCGCTGGTCACAGGGCGCCTCGCAACTGGAGCGCTACAACGGCGTGCCCGCGGTGCAGATCCAGGGCGCGGCCGCGCAGGGCGTCAGCTCGGGCACGGCGATGGCGGCCATCGAGACCATTGCGAAGAAGCAGAGCGGCACGGGCCAGGCCTGGAGCGGCTTGTCCTACCAGGAGCGGCTGTCGGGCGGACAGGCGCCGCTGCTGTTCGCACTGTCGATCCTCGTGGTGTTCCTGTGCCTGGCCGCGCTGTACGAAAGCTGGTCGGTGCCGTTCTCGGTGATGCTGGTGATTCCGCTGGGCGTGCTCGGCGCGGTGATCGCGGCGGCGCTGCGCGGCTTGTCCAACGACATCTACTTCCAGGTCGGCCTGCTCGCGACCATCGGCCTGTCGGCCAAGAACGCCATCCTGATCATCGAGTTCGCGGAAGCGGCGCTGCGCCGTGGCGTGCCGCTGCTCGATGCGGTGGCCGAAGGCGCGCGCCTGCGGCTGCGACCGATCCTGATGACCTCGCTGGCCTTCCTGGCGGGCGTGATTCCACTGGCGCTGGCCACCGGAGCGGGATCGGCCAGCCAGATCGCGATCGGCACCGGCGTGTTCGGCGGTGTGCTCGCGGCAACAGCGTTGGGCATCTTCTTCGTGCCGCTGTTCTACCTGCTGGTCAAGCGCGGGGCTGCAAGGCTGATGGGGCGCAAGGCGGGCGAGGAACGGGCGGCCGCCTGA
- a CDS encoding DUF3325 domain-containing protein, giving the protein MTVWYASLLSLALAHAGMAALSFAMDRHHEQLTHQRREMPPRRRALLRLAGVVLLMAAVVPCVMAWGGTVGSVAWLGFLSAGALLAALLLPYRPRGIACLAACAAAFGGVGLAVTFAGLSF; this is encoded by the coding sequence ATGACGGTCTGGTACGCCTCCTTGCTCAGCCTTGCGCTGGCCCATGCCGGCATGGCCGCATTGAGCTTTGCCATGGACCGGCACCATGAACAGTTGACGCATCAGCGCCGAGAGATGCCGCCGCGACGGCGCGCGCTGCTTCGCCTGGCCGGCGTCGTCCTGCTGATGGCCGCCGTGGTGCCCTGCGTGATGGCGTGGGGCGGCACTGTCGGGTCGGTGGCGTGGCTCGGTTTCCTGTCGGCGGGCGCGTTGCTGGCCGCGCTGCTGTTGCCCTACCGTCCGCGTGGCATCGCGTGCCTTGCCGCTTGTGCCGCCGCCTTCGGTGGCGTGGGGCTGGCCGTGACATTCGCGGGGTTGTCGTTCTGA
- a CDS encoding efflux RND transporter periplasmic adaptor subunit — protein sequence MTTFKLLLPLSLLALAACGAKQPPATDAAPPEVGVMALHASDVAVHTELSGRTAAYRVSEVRPQVNGIVRKRLFEEGSMVRAGQVLYEIEPGPFEAAHEQAQATLATSQATIASLRGKAERFAELVKANAVSKQEHEEAQAALIQAQAGVKAAQAAVKAARINLDFTRISAPIAGRIGRSGVTEGALVAPGQAMALATIQRLDPIYVDVVQSSLELTKLKRRFISGDMAPASTQVSLRMEDGLPYPHAGTLKFSEVSVDTATGSVTLRAEFPNPQGLLLPGMYVRAQVESGVERQAILAPQRGVARNEKGEPTALVVGAGDKVELRSLEVRSAEGEHWVVTKGLRDGDRLVVDGLQRAHPGEKVKPVPVSASASTAATASSAD from the coding sequence ATGACCACCTTCAAGCTCTTGCTTCCCCTTTCCCTGCTCGCGCTCGCTGCATGCGGCGCCAAGCAGCCTCCCGCCACCGATGCCGCGCCGCCCGAAGTCGGCGTGATGGCGCTGCACGCCAGCGACGTGGCCGTGCACACCGAACTCTCCGGCCGCACCGCCGCCTACCGTGTCTCCGAGGTCCGGCCGCAAGTCAACGGCATCGTGCGCAAGCGTCTGTTCGAGGAAGGCAGCATGGTCCGCGCGGGCCAGGTGCTGTATGAGATCGAGCCCGGCCCGTTCGAGGCGGCTCACGAGCAGGCGCAAGCCACGCTGGCCACCTCGCAGGCCACCATTGCCAGCCTGCGCGGCAAGGCCGAGCGCTTTGCCGAACTGGTCAAGGCCAACGCCGTGAGCAAGCAGGAACACGAAGAAGCGCAGGCCGCGCTCATTCAGGCACAAGCCGGCGTGAAAGCCGCGCAGGCAGCGGTGAAGGCAGCGCGCATCAACCTCGACTTCACCCGCATCTCCGCCCCCATCGCGGGACGCATCGGCCGCTCGGGTGTGACCGAGGGCGCGCTCGTGGCACCGGGCCAGGCGATGGCGCTGGCCACGATCCAGCGGCTCGACCCGATCTATGTCGACGTGGTGCAGTCGAGCCTGGAGCTGACGAAGCTCAAGCGCCGTTTCATCTCGGGCGACATGGCACCGGCCAGCACCCAGGTCAGCCTGCGCATGGAAGACGGCCTGCCCTACCCGCATGCAGGCACGCTGAAGTTCTCCGAAGTGAGCGTCGATACGGCCACCGGCTCGGTCACGCTGCGCGCGGAGTTCCCGAACCCGCAGGGGCTGCTGCTGCCCGGCATGTACGTGCGCGCGCAGGTCGAGTCCGGCGTGGAGCGCCAGGCCATCCTGGCGCCGCAGCGCGGTGTGGCCCGCAACGAGAAGGGCGAGCCGACCGCGCTGGTGGTCGGTGCCGGCGACAAGGTCGAGCTGCGTTCGCTCGAAGTGCGCAGCGCCGAGGGCGAGCACTGGGTCGTGACCAAGGGCCTGCGCGACGGCGACCGCCTCGTGGTCGACGGACTGCAGCGCGCGCACCCCGGCGAAAAGGTCAAGCCGGTGCCGGTGTCCGCGAGCGCATCGACCGCGGCGACCGCTTCCTCGGCCGATTAA
- the yccS gene encoding YccS family putative transporter has product MLSLSSDALRQQLRSFASRAQPLRILLTLGSLMAVCGYTGHPDAVIPLFLGAIASALAETDDSWRGRFRAQLVTLACFAATAFAVEALFGLPLLFITGLALAAFSLTMLGAVEARYKAIAYATLILGMYATLGIENMTAHGAVVASRGREPLLLLAGAAWYGVFSVLWCAAFPAQPVQARLVMLFTVLGNFVRFKASLFEPLRGIDIERKRLSLAQLNAQVVTELNAAKESIFRRIGARAPTGRISRYRGLYLIAQDVHERASSSHDDYNALADAFFHSDLLYRCQRVLDLQGIACQRLAVSIERREPFEVGTETVQALADLRSAIAHERTRASTPERLVLLASVEALARNLAQLDGQLTGASQPSARAGRTEMGLFDRSPRSWRDAIERVRRQLTARSPLFRHALRLSMALVVGYGVMHLIHPAQGYWILLTTLFVCQQTYGDTISRMGQRIAGTALGVVAGWALLQLFPQPLVQSVIAVVAGVLFFATRTTRYLLATASMTLLVLMCFNQVGDSGVLLVPRLVDTAIGSVIAGLAVLLVLPHWQARRINELAATALRGHAGYLRQIVAQYRTGARDHLDYRLARRNDHNADAALSTAVSDMFREPGYVRPRAGVALRFLIRSHTLLSYLSALGAHRAALPDSAQMAVLRTAAEGAIAALDALAAGLESGSVDGPRDTAAESAARAALADAVAASGEADPQARTFHTELGLIWLQIDALRSHAREWLQPEGTEPPTA; this is encoded by the coding sequence ATGCTTTCCCTGTCTTCCGACGCGCTGCGCCAGCAGTTGCGGTCTTTTGCCTCCCGCGCGCAGCCGCTGCGCATCCTGCTCACGCTCGGCAGCCTGATGGCCGTGTGCGGCTACACCGGCCATCCCGATGCGGTGATCCCGCTGTTCCTTGGCGCCATTGCCAGCGCGCTCGCCGAAACCGACGACAGTTGGCGCGGCCGCTTTCGCGCGCAGCTCGTCACGCTGGCGTGCTTCGCGGCGACGGCGTTCGCGGTCGAGGCGCTGTTCGGTTTGCCGCTGCTGTTCATCACCGGGCTCGCGCTCGCGGCCTTCAGCCTCACGATGCTGGGTGCGGTGGAGGCGCGCTACAAGGCCATTGCCTACGCGACGCTGATCCTGGGCATGTACGCCACGCTGGGCATCGAGAACATGACCGCGCACGGCGCCGTCGTGGCCAGCCGTGGACGCGAGCCCCTGTTGCTGCTGGCGGGCGCGGCCTGGTATGGCGTGTTCTCGGTGCTCTGGTGCGCGGCCTTTCCGGCGCAGCCGGTCCAGGCGCGGCTGGTCATGCTGTTCACGGTGCTGGGCAACTTCGTGCGCTTCAAGGCCTCGCTGTTCGAGCCTCTGCGCGGCATCGACATCGAGCGCAAGCGGCTGTCGCTCGCGCAACTCAATGCACAGGTGGTGACCGAGCTGAATGCCGCCAAGGAAAGCATCTTCCGCCGCATCGGTGCGCGGGCGCCGACGGGGCGCATCTCGCGCTACCGCGGGCTGTACCTGATCGCGCAAGACGTGCACGAGCGCGCCAGCTCCTCGCACGACGACTACAACGCGCTGGCGGACGCCTTCTTCCACAGCGACCTGCTGTACCGCTGCCAGCGCGTGCTGGACCTGCAGGGCATCGCATGCCAGCGTCTCGCGGTGTCGATCGAGCGGCGCGAGCCCTTCGAGGTGGGCACGGAAACCGTCCAGGCGCTGGCCGACCTGCGCAGCGCCATCGCGCACGAACGCACGCGTGCGTCCACGCCCGAGCGGCTGGTGCTGCTGGCCTCGGTCGAGGCGCTTGCGCGCAATCTCGCGCAGCTCGACGGGCAGCTCACGGGTGCGAGCCAGCCGTCGGCGCGCGCCGGCCGGACCGAGATGGGTTTGTTCGACCGTTCCCCGCGTTCATGGCGCGACGCGATCGAACGCGTGCGGCGTCAGCTCACAGCGCGCTCGCCGCTGTTCCGGCATGCGTTGCGGCTGTCGATGGCGCTGGTCGTGGGCTATGGCGTGATGCACCTGATCCATCCGGCGCAGGGCTACTGGATCTTGCTGACCACGCTGTTCGTGTGCCAGCAGACCTATGGCGACACCATCTCGCGCATGGGCCAGCGCATCGCCGGCACGGCGCTGGGCGTGGTGGCCGGCTGGGCGCTGCTGCAGCTGTTTCCGCAGCCGCTGGTGCAGTCGGTCATTGCGGTGGTCGCGGGCGTGCTGTTCTTCGCGACGCGCACCACGCGCTACCTGCTGGCGACGGCCTCGATGACGCTGCTGGTGCTGATGTGCTTCAACCAGGTCGGCGACAGCGGCGTGCTGCTGGTGCCCCGGCTGGTCGACACCGCCATCGGCAGCGTGATCGCCGGGCTCGCCGTGCTGCTGGTGCTGCCGCACTGGCAGGCGCGCCGCATCAACGAGCTGGCGGCCACGGCCTTGCGTGGCCATGCGGGCTACCTGCGGCAGATCGTCGCGCAGTACCGCACGGGCGCACGCGATCACCTCGACTACCGGCTGGCGCGACGCAACGACCACAACGCCGATGCGGCCCTGTCGACCGCCGTGTCCGACATGTTCCGCGAGCCGGGCTACGTGCGGCCACGCGCGGGCGTGGCGCTGCGCTTTCTGATCCGCTCGCACACGCTGCTGAGCTATCTGTCGGCGCTGGGCGCGCACCGCGCGGCGCTGCCCGATTCGGCGCAGATGGCGGTGCTGCGCACTGCGGCAGAAGGCGCAATTGCAGCGCTCGACGCGCTGGCGGCCGGGCTGGAAAGCGGCTCGGTCGATGGCCCGCGCGACACCGCCGCGGAGTCGGCAGCGCGCGCCGCATTGGCGGACGCGGTCGCCGCCAGCGGCGAAGCCGATCCACAGGCGCGCACCTTTCACACGGAGCTGGGTTTGATATGGCTGCAGATCGACGCCCTGCGCAGCCATGCGCGTGAATGGCTGCAGCCGGAAGGCACCGAGCCCCCGACCGCATAG
- the ycaC gene encoding isochorismate family cysteine hydrolase YcaC: MTKPYVRLDKNDVAVLLVDHQTGLLSLVRDIDPDKFKNNVLALADIASYFKLPTVLTTSFENGPNGPLAPELKAQFPEAPYIARPGQINAWDNEAFVKAVKATGKKQLLIAGVVTEVCVAFPALSAIAEGFEVFVVTDASGTFNEVTRHSAWDRMSQAGAQLMTWFGVACELHRDWRNDVEGLGTLFSNHIPDYRNLITSHTQLIQARQGK; the protein is encoded by the coding sequence ATGACCAAGCCCTATGTCCGCCTCGACAAGAACGACGTTGCCGTTTTGCTGGTGGACCACCAGACCGGCCTGCTGTCGCTGGTGCGCGATATCGACCCCGACAAATTCAAGAACAACGTGCTCGCGCTGGCCGACATTGCCAGCTACTTCAAGCTGCCGACCGTCCTGACCACCAGCTTCGAGAACGGCCCCAACGGCCCGCTCGCACCCGAACTCAAGGCCCAGTTTCCCGAAGCGCCCTACATCGCCCGTCCCGGCCAGATCAACGCCTGGGACAACGAAGCGTTCGTCAAGGCCGTGAAAGCCACCGGCAAGAAGCAACTGCTGATCGCAGGCGTGGTCACCGAAGTCTGCGTCGCCTTCCCGGCGTTGTCGGCCATTGCCGAAGGCTTCGAGGTCTTCGTCGTCACCGACGCCTCGGGTACCTTCAATGAAGTGACGCGCCATTCGGCCTGGGACCGCATGTCGCAGGCCGGCGCGCAGCTCATGACCTGGTTCGGGGTGGCCTGCGAGCTGCACCGCGACTGGCGCAACGACGTCGAAGGGCTGGGCACGCTGTTCTCCAACCACATTCCCGACTACCGCAACCTGATCACCAGCCACACGCAACTGATCCAAGCCCGGCAAGGCAAGTAA